The sequence ATCAGCGGAGTGGCCTCACCGCCGTTGATCGGCATGGCGTAGATGTCCCCCAGCAGGTCGAATAACAGGGTCTTGCCGTCCGGACTGATGTCCAGGTTCATCCAGGTGCCCTGGCGGACGTCGATGCTGATCTTCTGCAGCGGTCCCTGGGGCTCATTGACCTCCCAGCCAGGGGCTTCATTGGCCAGGGTGGATCCGGTGAACACCAGACCGGCCGCCAGCAGGGCGGCATAGAGGGGTTTTAGAACTGACATAGGACTCCCTGTCTTGGTTTTTATTCGCTGGAGACCGAGTCTACTGAATGGCCGGGTTGGTGAATACTTCCCGGTCGTTGACGCTTCAGGGGGATCCTCTGGGGGGGCACTCAACGGCCATTGATGGTGCTCAGAATCGGCGTAGGATCGGAGGATTCGCCGAGCAGGCACAAAAAAAGCCGTGATAAACGGCTTTTTTGCATAGGAGTATGTCTTAAGGACTCGGCAGCCTAACTGCCCTTGCGAATCAGGTACTGATAGGGGGCCTGGTCGGTCTGGCTGGCCACCAGGGTGTGGTCCATGAAGCGACAGAAGCTGGGAATGTCCCTGGTGGTGGAGGGATCGTCTGCGGTGATCAGCAGGGTTTCTCCCTGGGCCATATTCCGCACCGTTTTACGCACCATCATGACCGGTTCCGGGCAGCGCAGCCCAATGGCATCCAGGGTGTGTTTGGCGTCGGTGAAGGTGTCGGACATGGGGTCTACCAGATTCTTTAAACAGGGCGGTAATGATACGCCGCTGACGTGATGACGCAAGAGATGGCGGCTGGCTGAACATAATTTGTGCAGCGCGATCACAAAAAAGGGGAAGCACAGGCTTCCCCTTGAAGTGGTTTGAGAGGGTTATACCCGTTCGAAGACGGTGGCGATCCCCTGGCCCAGGCCGATGCACATGGTGGCCAGACCCAGCTGAACGTCGCGATGCTCCATCAGGTTGATCAGGGTGGTGGAGATGCGCGCACCTGAGCAGCCCAGTGGGTGTCCCAGGGCGATGGCGCCACCGTTGAGGTTCACCATGTCATCCATCTTATCCAGCAGCCCCAGGTCCTTGGCACAGGGCAGGGATTGGGCGGCAAAGGCTTCATTGAGCTCAACCTGCTGAATGTCCGCCATGGTCAGGCCACTGCGTTTCAGCGCCTTTTGCGTGGCGGGCACCGGGCCGTAGCCCATGATGGAGGGATCACAGCCGGCGATGGCCATGGCACGGATGCGGGCACGAATGGGCAGACCCAGGGCTTTGGCCCTCTCTTCACTCATCAGCAGCATGGCAGAGGCGCCATCGGACAGGGCGGAGGAGGTGCCGGCGGTGACGGTACCGTTGACCGGGTCAAACACCGGGCGCAGGGCAGACAGGCTTTCGGCGGTGGTTTCCGGACGAATCACCTCATCCTGAGTCACCTGAATCAACGTGCCGTCGCCATCGTGCCCCTCGATGGGGACGATCTCATTGGCAAAACGTCCTTCAAGGGTGGCCTGATGGGCCAACTGATGGGAGCGGGCTCCAAACTCATCCTGAGCCTGGCGGCTGATGCCGTGCATCTTACCCAGCATCTCCGCAGTCAAACCCATCATGCCCGCGGCCTTGGCCACGTTGTTGGCCAGGCCGGGGTGGAAGTCCACACCGTGGTTCATGGGGACATGGCCCATGTGCTCGACACCGCCAACGATAAAGACGTCGCCCTGGTCCAGCATGATGGCCCGGGCTGCATCGTGAATCGCCTGCATGGAGGAGCCGCACAGCCGGTTGACGGTGACGGCGCCCACGCTCTTGGGCAGGCCTGCCAGCAGGGCGGCGTTGCGGCCGATGTTGAACCCCTGCTCCAGGGTTTGCTGCACACAGCCCCAGATCACATCCTCAATCTCGTTGGGATCCACCTTGGGGTTGCGCTTGAGCAGCTGCTTCATCAGTTCCGCTGACAGGGTCTCAGCACGAACGTTGCGGAACACCCCACCCTTGGATCGTCCCATGGGGGTGCGGATGCAATCGACGACTACCGCATGTTTCATTGCCAATCTCCTTATTTAGCGGGGTAGAAACGGTCGCCAGAAGCGGCCATTTCGCGCAGTTTGTCGGTAACCTGGTACATCTCGCCCAGGTGAGCAAAGCGGTCAGCCATGGCTACGAATTTGTCCAGTCCCAGGGTGTCCAGGTAGCGGAATACGCCACCGTGGAAGGGAGGGAAACCGATGCCGTAGACCAGGGCCATGTCCGCTTCTGCCGGGGTGGCCACGA is a genomic window of Ferrimonas sp. YFM containing:
- the tusA gene encoding sulfurtransferase TusA, giving the protein MSDTFTDAKHTLDAIGLRCPEPVMMVRKTVRNMAQGETLLITADDPSTTRDIPSFCRFMDHTLVASQTDQAPYQYLIRKGS
- the fadA gene encoding acetyl-CoA C-acyltransferase FadA yields the protein MKHAVVVDCIRTPMGRSKGGVFRNVRAETLSAELMKQLLKRNPKVDPNEIEDVIWGCVQQTLEQGFNIGRNAALLAGLPKSVGAVTVNRLCGSSMQAIHDAARAIMLDQGDVFIVGGVEHMGHVPMNHGVDFHPGLANNVAKAAGMMGLTAEMLGKMHGISRQAQDEFGARSHQLAHQATLEGRFANEIVPIEGHDGDGTLIQVTQDEVIRPETTAESLSALRPVFDPVNGTVTAGTSSALSDGASAMLLMSEERAKALGLPIRARIRAMAIAGCDPSIMGYGPVPATQKALKRSGLTMADIQQVELNEAFAAQSLPCAKDLGLLDKMDDMVNLNGGAIALGHPLGCSGARISTTLINLMEHRDVQLGLATMCIGLGQGIATVFERV